The following coding sequences are from one Desulfosalsimonas propionicica window:
- a CDS encoding FemAB family XrtA/PEP-CTERM system-associated protein codes for MTPTLMTEIRLIDSSEDNTWDQHVLSHDFSGPYLLTAWKNAVESAYGHDTFYLAACSGNEITGVLPLVKVKPPLTNGVLVSLPFCDYGGILADGRDTEKALLQRAVELADKLKTALEIRTPARCPAIEENKKFIQVTDKCRMLLELPGNSTVLWSGLKSKLRSQIKKPLKEGLTARLGSREMTGDFYRVFSRNMRDLGSPVHSRRWIETVVDTFGENACIGVVYRDSQPVGAGIILLHEKNITIPWASTLKEFNRFSPNMLLYWTFLEFAADNGGRLFDFGRSTPGEGTYAFKKQWGALPAPLFWYRYNSRGLPLKNHSSENGRLRSALEGAWQRLPLQAANALGPRVRKYIDK; via the coding sequence TTGACCCCGACGTTAATGACTGAAATCCGGCTAATAGACTCATCTGAGGACAACACCTGGGATCAGCATGTGCTGTCACATGACTTTTCCGGCCCGTATCTTTTAACCGCCTGGAAAAATGCAGTTGAAAGCGCCTACGGACATGATACTTTTTACCTGGCCGCCTGCAGCGGAAATGAAATAACCGGAGTGCTGCCGCTTGTTAAAGTCAAACCTCCCCTTACAAACGGCGTGCTGGTCTCCCTGCCGTTTTGCGACTACGGCGGAATACTGGCGGACGGCCGCGATACAGAGAAAGCCCTTCTGCAAAGGGCCGTGGAACTGGCAGACAAACTCAAAACAGCCCTTGAAATCCGGACCCCGGCCAGGTGTCCCGCAATCGAGGAAAACAAAAAGTTCATCCAGGTAACGGATAAATGCCGGATGCTCCTGGAGCTTCCCGGAAATTCGACGGTTTTATGGAGCGGTTTGAAGTCAAAGCTGCGCAGTCAGATAAAAAAGCCCTTAAAAGAAGGGCTCACCGCCAGACTGGGCAGCCGGGAAATGACCGGGGATTTTTACAGGGTTTTTTCCCGCAACATGCGGGATCTGGGCTCGCCTGTTCATTCCCGCAGATGGATTGAAACCGTCGTAGATACTTTCGGCGAAAACGCCTGCATCGGCGTGGTATACAGGGACAGTCAGCCGGTGGGCGCGGGCATCATCCTCTTGCATGAAAAAAACATAACAATTCCGTGGGCCTCAACCCTTAAGGAGTTCAACCGGTTTAGCCCCAACATGCTTTTATACTGGACGTTTCTGGAATTTGCCGCGGACAATGGCGGCCGGTTGTTCGACTTCGGCCGCTCCACGCCCGGCGAGGGCACATATGCGTTTAAAAAGCAATGGGGCGCCCTGCCCGCCCCGCTGTTCTGGTACCGGTATAACAGCCGCGGTCTGCCTTTAAAAAATCATTCTTCTGAAAACGGCCGGCTGCGAAGCGCCCTTGAAGGCGCCTGGCAGCGGCTTCCGCTCCAGGCGGCAAACGCCCTGGGGCCGCGCGTAAGAAAATATATCGACAAATGA